The sequence ATCACTGGTGCTGATATTATCAGTTTTGGCGGCGAATAGTGCTTTAGGTTCTATGGCATATATCATACCGCTTATTTTCTTCACAGTAATGATGGTGTTCATTTTTAATATGGATATTGGCCGCTATCGTCTTTCAGCATTTACCGCCGCTCTGGAGCTTATCAAATCCCGCAAACAGGGAGGTGAGTAACGGTGGCTAAGATCTCTGCCAAAACGCATACCACCACCCTGCGACTCGATGACGGTACGTTTGGGCGCCTGCAGCGTATGGTGGCTGAGAACCCCCTCTACAGCCCCTCACATGTGATGCGCGGTGCCCTGCTGGCCCTCAGTCGATTAACCGACAGTGAACGTGAAGCCTGCATTCTGGCCGTAGCAAAGGGAGGTGTTGATGAGCTTTAACGCCAAGGACATGACGCAGGGCGGGCAGATCGCCTTTATGCGCCTGCGCATGTTCACGCAGATCGGCAACCTGATTTTCTACTGCCTGTTTATCGCCTTCTTCCTGGTGGCGATTTGCACGCTGTTGTGGCGCGTGTCCATCCAGAACCTCACGAACGGCCTGATTTATTGGTGGGTCTGGATGGTGGAAGGCTGGCCGAGCATATCGCCGTCAGAGACCCTCTACCACCTGGATTATTACGGCAAGACGCTGACCTACACCGCCAAACAGGTGTTGCTCGACAGTTACGTCTCCTACTGCGGTCAGCTGATTTGGCGTGAAGGGATCTTTGCCTGCATCGTGGCGGCCGTTGCGTGTGTGACGGGATTCGTGGTCACCGTGTGGATACTTGGCCGTCAGGGCAAGCAACAGAGCGAGGATGAAATAACCGGCGGGCGAACACTCACCGATAACCCTGCGGTGGTGGCCAACATGCTCAAACGCGATGGTATGGCGTCCGATATCATTATTGATGGGCTGCCGCTGCTAAAAAACAGCGAGGTCAAAAACTTCTGCGCCATGGGCAGCGTCGGTACGGGGAAGTCACGGCTGTATCGCAAGCTGATGGACTATGCACGCAAACGCGGTGACATGGTTATTGTCTACGACAAGTCCTGTGATTTTGTCAAAGACTACTACGATCCGCAGCACGATAAAATCCTCAACCCGCAGGATGCACGCTGCGTCGGCTGGGATTTATGGTCGGAATGTCTGACACTGCCGGACTTTGAGAACGTCGCCGATATCCTTATCCCCATGGGCAGCAACGAAGATCCGTTCTGGCAGGGGTCGGCCCGCACCATCTTTGTGGAAGCGGCCTACCGCATGCGCAATGACGAAGACCGCAGCTACGCCAAGTTGCTCAATACGCTGTTGTCCATCGATCTGCCGCGTCTGCGTGCTTATCTGGAGGGCACGCCGGCGGCCAACCTGGTGGATGGCAAAATCGAGAAGACTGCCATCTCCATTCGCAGCGTGCTGACCAACTATGCCAAGGCACTGCGTTACATGCAGGGCGTGGAGAAACTGGGGGCACCGTTCACTATCCGTGACTGGATGCGCGGCGTGAAGGACAACGGCAAAAACGGCTGGTTGTTCCTGACCTCCGATTCAGCCAGCCACAAGGCGCTCAAACCGCTGATCTCCATGTGGCTCTCTATCGCCTCACACAGCTTGTTATCAATGGGCGAGAACCCGGACCGCCGCGTCTGGATTTTTGCCGATGAATTACCCACCCTGCACAAGCTGCCGGACCTGGTGTCCATCGTGCCGGAAGCGCGCAAGTTCGGCGGATGCTTTGTGTTGGGATTCCAGACCTACTCTCAGCTTGAAGATATTTATGGCGTCAAGGCGGCGGCCACCCTGTTCGGGGTGTTGCGCACCCGCTTCCTCTTCAGCGTACCGGATCGCGTGGGTGCCGAGTTCGCCGCCGGCGAAGTCGGTGAAAAAGAGTATCGCAAGGCCTCTGAACAGTTTTCCTACGGGGCCGACCCCGTCAGGGACGGGGTGTCCGTCGGTAAGGATTTGGAGCGCATGCAGCTGGTGAGCTACAGCGACATCCAGACGCTGCCTGATTTGTGCTGCTATGTGACGCTGCCGGGGCCGTACCCGGCCGTCAGGCTGCAGATGGTGTACAAAAAAGTCAGGCAGGTTGCGCACCCCTATGAACCTCGCAAGATGGATGCCGCTGCCGATGGGCGGCTTGTATCGGCGATCGAAATGCGGGAAGCCGAGACCGGCAATATGGATGCCTTGTTCGCTGCTACCCCTATCCTGCCGGCGGCCAGTGCGAACGAAACTGCTGATGCCCCTGTCGCTACCGTGAGCACAGTGCCGACAGAGAACCCTGCCAGTGACGTGCCTGTCGTGTCAGCTGCTACCACCGCGACAGGGGGGCAGGAGGCGGAACTGAAACAGAAACCAGCGCCCGGTGATGATGATGCCGAACGGGGGGAGCTGCCCCCCGGTATCAGTGGCGACGGCGAAGTGGTGGACATTGCGCAGTATGAAGCCTGGCAGGCGCAGCAGCAGGCCATGGGGCAGCAAGCCATGCAGCGCCGGGAAGAGACCAATATCAATATCGACAGGCACCGCCGCGAGCTGGCTGAAGTTCATCATGGGGACAGCGAACCGGGAGATGAATTCTGATGATGAGCATTGGCCAGGTCGGCCCTGCCGGTAAAGCCGGCGACTACTACACCCATCAGGACAACTACTACGTGTTGGGCAGCATGGACGAACGCTGGGTGGGTCAGGGGGCGGAAGCCCTGGGCCTGTCCGGCAAGGTGGACGTCAAAGATTTCGTGGCCGTGCTGGAAGGTAAGCTGCCGGACGGCAGCGACCTGACCCGGATGGTCGGTGGCGAGAACAAACACCGCCCCGGCTATGACCTGACGTTTTCGGCGCCCAAAAGCGTATCCATCATGGCGATGTTGGGCGGCGACAAACGCCTTATCGCGGCGCATAACCACGCGGTAGAGGTCGCGGTGCGCGAGGTGGAGAAACTGGCCTCGACCCGCAGTATGACCGAGGGCGTATCCGAGACCAGGCTGACCGGCAACCTGGTGGTGGCGCTGTTTAACCACGATACGTCGCGCGACCTTGACCCACAGATGCACACGCATGCGGTGGTGGCCAACGTCACGCAGCATGACGGCAAGTGGCAGACGCTGTCCTCCGATACGGTCGGCAAGACCGGGTTTATCGAGAGCGTGTATGCCAATCAGGTGGCTTTCGGGCAGATATACCGCCATGTGCTGCGTCAGGATACGGAAGCCATGGGGTATCAAACCGAGAACGTCGGGCCGCACGGCATGTGGGAGTTTAAAGGTATGGAGAACGTAATTGACGTGTTCTCCAAACGCAACCACGCCATCGACGCTGCCGCCGGCCCAGATGCCTCACTCAAATCACGCGATATGGCGACGCTCGACACCCGCAAAGCCAAGGTCGCCAGTGATCCGGCTGCCCTGGCGGTCGAGTGGCTGCAGGAAATGAAATCCGCCGGCTTTGATGCCAAAGCCTATCTGGCGGAGGCGCAGTCTCGCACGATGGTGACGCCGTCCCCGACGCCGCTGGAAGCGGGGGGGGACGCGCTTGTCGACCAGGCGGTGGGACAAGCCATCTCGGCGCTGTCTGACCGGCAGGTCAACTTCACGCACAACCAGGTGGCCAACAAGGCCATCAGCTATCTCTCCGGGGAGCCGGGCATGCTGGACGCGGTACGCGACGGCATCGACCGCGCCATCGAGCGCGAGCAGCTTATTCCGCTCGACAAGGAGAAAGGCGTATTTACCTCCGATATTCATCTGCTCGATGAGCTGAGCGTGGCGCAGTTGAGCCGCACGCACCTTGACGAGAGTGCGGTGGTGACAGGCGCGCCAAAGGCTGATCCGCGCACCGGCAGCATACCAACCTACAGCGATGCCGTGCAGACGCTTGCGCAACATGCGCCGGCGATGGCGGTGTTGTCGGGCATGGGGGGCGCCTCGGTGAACCGTTCCCGCGTGGCGGAAGTGGTGGAGCTGGCACGCGAGCAGGGCCGCGATGCCACCGTACTGACCGTTGACCGGCAGTCACAGCAGTATCTGCAGCAAAGTGTTTATCTCGATGAAGGCCACGTGGTGACGCGCGCCGCACTCGGCAGCGAGGCGCTGTTTGCGCCGAACAGCACGCTGGTCGTTGACCAGGCAGAGAAACTGACGCTCAAGGAGACCGTGGCGCTGCTCGATGGCGCCGTGCGTAACAACGTGCAGCTGGTGCTGATGGATACCGAAAAGCGCAAGGGGACGGGCAATGCGCTTGCCGTCATGAAGGAGGCCGGTGTACCCCGTTATCAGTTCAGTGGCCGTCAGGCTGTGCCGGCGGAAGTGGTAAGCGAGCCGGACAAGGCCCAGCGCTTCGGTCAGTTGGCCAAAGGGGTGGTGCAGGCATTGGTTGAAGACCGGTCGGCGGTCGCGCAGGTAAACGGCCCGGCCGAGCAGCGGATGTTGACGGCCATGATCCGTGACGAGCTGAAAGATGCCGGGCTGCTGGGACGCGAAGAGACCCCTGTGGCGACGCTGACGCCGGTATGGCTGGATAGCAAAAACCGCGGCGCCATCGATACCTACCGGGAAGGCATGGTGATGGAGCGCTGGGATGCGGAGAGCCGGCAGCGCGAGCGGTTCGTTATCGACCGGGTCGGTGCGCAAACGCGTAACCTGGTGTTGCGTAACGCCGAGGGTGAAAAGCACACGCTTGCCGTCAAAGCCGTGGACAAGGACTGGTCGTTGTTCCGGGCCGGTACGATGGGTGTTGCCGACGGCGAACGCCTGCGGGTGCTGGGTCAGGAAGGACGGGGCAAGGATGCGCTGAAGGCCGGCACGGCGCTGGCGGTTGTTCGTGCCGGCGCCGGCGAGCTGCAGGTGCGCGTGGCCGGCGAGCCGGATGCGACGCAGAAGCCGGCGGACCGAGCGCTTGCGGTCGGCAGCGACGTCTTCAGCGCCGTCAAGGTGGCGCCGGCGTATGTGGAAAGCCTCGGCGCATCG comes from Serratia marcescens subsp. marcescens ATCC 13880 and encodes:
- the traD gene encoding type IV conjugative transfer system coupling protein TraD; protein product: MSFNAKDMTQGGQIAFMRLRMFTQIGNLIFYCLFIAFFLVAICTLLWRVSIQNLTNGLIYWWVWMVEGWPSISPSETLYHLDYYGKTLTYTAKQVLLDSYVSYCGQLIWREGIFACIVAAVACVTGFVVTVWILGRQGKQQSEDEITGGRTLTDNPAVVANMLKRDGMASDIIIDGLPLLKNSEVKNFCAMGSVGTGKSRLYRKLMDYARKRGDMVIVYDKSCDFVKDYYDPQHDKILNPQDARCVGWDLWSECLTLPDFENVADILIPMGSNEDPFWQGSARTIFVEAAYRMRNDEDRSYAKLLNTLLSIDLPRLRAYLEGTPAANLVDGKIEKTAISIRSVLTNYAKALRYMQGVEKLGAPFTIRDWMRGVKDNGKNGWLFLTSDSASHKALKPLISMWLSIASHSLLSMGENPDRRVWIFADELPTLHKLPDLVSIVPEARKFGGCFVLGFQTYSQLEDIYGVKAAATLFGVLRTRFLFSVPDRVGAEFAAGEVGEKEYRKASEQFSYGADPVRDGVSVGKDLERMQLVSYSDIQTLPDLCCYVTLPGPYPAVRLQMVYKKVRQVAHPYEPRKMDAAADGRLVSAIEMREAETGNMDALFAATPILPAASANETADAPVATVSTVPTENPASDVPVVSAATTATGGQEAELKQKPAPGDDDAERGELPPGISGDGEVVDIAQYEAWQAQQQAMGQQAMQRREETNINIDRHRRELAEVHHGDSEPGDEF